The stretch of DNA ACGCAGCCGGGGTCAAGTATGCGCACCTTTGCCGGACCGAAAGCGGCCAGCGAAAAACACATGGCCATGCGATGGTCATCATAGGTGCCGATGTGCGCATCGCGCCATTGGAGGGGCGGCGCCACTTGCAACCAGTCCGGACCGGATTGGACCCGGGCGCCCAGCTTGGCCAACTCGGTATGCATGGCATGGATACGATCCGTTTCTTTGACGCGCCAGCTGCCGATATTGCGCAGGCGACAAGGGCCGTCGGCGTACAGCGCCAGGACCGCGGCCGTCATGGCGGCGTCGGGGATGAGATTGAAGTCGGCGTCAAAGGCGCGCAGCCGCTCCCCTGCGGCGACATGCACACCGCGGGATTCAAGCCAGTCGGGACCGGCGTCGATGCGCGCGCCCATGGCCTTCAGGGTTTGGACAAAGGCCACGTCGCCCTGGATGCTGTCGACCCCCACGCCGCTCATGCGCACCGGACCGCCGCCGATCGCGCCCAGCGCCAGAATGTAAGAGGCCGACGAGGCATCGCCTTCGACCAGAATGCGACTCGGGCTGCGATAGATGGCGTCGGCCGGCACGGTGAAACGCTGCCAGCCCTCGCGCGCCACCGTCACGCCGTAGCGCGCCATCAGGTTGAGCGTGATTTCGATATAGGGCTTGGATATCAGCTCGCCGACGACTTCGACGACGACCTCCCGGTCCGCGGCACGCGCCAGCAGGGGCGAGATCAACAGCAAGGCCGTGAGGAACTGGCTGGACACATTGCCCTGTACCCGCACCGGGGTAGCTGCGCGCGGCCTTCCGCGGCCGATGCTCAACGGCGGATAGCCCGGCTGGCCCAGATACTCGACCCTCGCGCCCAGCGCGTTCAGGGCATCGACCAGGTCGCCGATGGGCCTCTCGTGCATGCGCGGCACGCCCGACAGACGATAGTCGCCGTCCATCAAGGCCAGTGCCGCCGTCATCGACCGGAACGCCGTGCCGGCGTTGCCCAGGAATATATCGGCCTGTTTGACGGGAAAGGACGCGGTGCCCTGCACGCGCGCACTGCCGCGGCCTCTTTCCTTCACCGGAATGCCCAATTGACGCAAAGCTGCCAGCATGACGCGAGTGTCGTCGGAATCGAGCAGGCCGGAAATTTCCGTGCTGCCCTCGGCCAGCGCGGACAGCAGCAGCACGCGGTTGGAAATGCTCTTGGAACCCGGCAGCGCCACGGTGCCCTGGGCCCGGGCCGCGTGCGGTAGGTCGAGATAGTCATGCGTCATTACGACTCCGTTGATCCGAGCCGCCAATCGCGGCGCGCGCATGCGGCGCGCTGCAGCAATTGCAGCAGCGCGGCACCGTCGCCGGCCGCCAGCGCCTGCTCGGCCTGATCCAACACGGCGCGTACGGCAAGCAACTCAGCCTGCATGGCAGAGCGGTTCGATAGAAAAATATCACGCCACATCTCGGGCGAACCCGCCGCGATGCGCGTGAAATCGCGAAAGCCCGAACCGGCCAGGCCCAGGCGCCGCTCGGAATCCGGCTCGCCCGCCACCTGCGCCATGTACGCGGCCGAAAGAAAATGAGGAATATGGCTTACCGAAGCCAGCACGCGATCGTGCAATTGGACGTCCATCTCGATCAGGCGCGCGCCGCAGTCCTGCCACGTCAGGCGCACCAGATCGACCGCCTGAGGCGGGTTTTCCGGCAAAGGACACAGCACCACGTTGCGATCCCGATACAGATCGGCATCGGCGGCATCCGGCCCGGTGCGTTCGGCTCCGGCAATGGGGTGGCCCGGCACGAAGCAGCCTATGTCCTGGCCCAGCGCCTGGCGCGCAGCGCGCGCCACCTCGGCCTTGGTGCTGCCGGCGTCGGTCAGCACGATGCCTGGCTTCAGGTGTGGGCGCATCTGGGCCAGCAATCGGCCCACGCTGCCCACCGGCGTGGCCAGCATCACCAGATCGGCGCGCTGCGCCGCCTCGGCGGCGCTCACGGCTTCGTCGATCAGACCCAATTCGCGGGCGCGCGCCAGCGAA from Bordetella sp. FB-8 encodes:
- a CDS encoding prephenate dehydrogenase/arogenate dehydrogenase family protein — translated: MSALRVPVLAVIGVGLIGGSFAAALRRAGGVGRVLGIGRDPNSLARARELGLIDEAVSAAEAAQRADLVMLATPVGSVGRLLAQMRPHLKPGIVLTDAGSTKAEVARAARQALGQDIGCFVPGHPIAGAERTGPDAADADLYRDRNVVLCPLPENPPQAVDLVRLTWQDCGARLIEMDVQLHDRVLASVSHIPHFLSAAYMAQVAGEPDSERRLGLAGSGFRDFTRIAAGSPEMWRDIFLSNRSAMQAELLAVRAVLDQAEQALAAGDGAALLQLLQRAACARRDWRLGSTES
- the aroA gene encoding 3-phosphoshikimate 1-carboxyvinyltransferase, which codes for MTHDYLDLPHAARAQGTVALPGSKSISNRVLLLSALAEGSTEISGLLDSDDTRVMLAALRQLGIPVKERGRGSARVQGTASFPVKQADIFLGNAGTAFRSMTAALALMDGDYRLSGVPRMHERPIGDLVDALNALGARVEYLGQPGYPPLSIGRGRPRAATPVRVQGNVSSQFLTALLLISPLLARAADREVVVEVVGELISKPYIEITLNLMARYGVTVAREGWQRFTVPADAIYRSPSRILVEGDASSASYILALGAIGGGPVRMSGVGVDSIQGDVAFVQTLKAMGARIDAGPDWLESRGVHVAAGERLRAFDADFNLIPDAAMTAAVLALYADGPCRLRNIGSWRVKETDRIHAMHTELAKLGARVQSGPDWLQVAPPLQWRDAHIGTYDDHRMAMCFSLAAFGPAKVRILDPGCVSKTFPTYFEVYSGLVSH